The proteins below come from a single Oxyura jamaicensis isolate SHBP4307 breed ruddy duck chromosome 1, BPBGC_Ojam_1.0, whole genome shotgun sequence genomic window:
- the WASF3 gene encoding wiskott-Aldrich syndrome protein family member 3 isoform X2, with the protein MPLVKRNIEPRHLCRGALPEGITSELECVTNSTLAAIIRQLSSLSKHAEDIFGELFNEANSFYIRANSLQDRIDRLAVKVTQLDSTVEEVSLQDINMKKAFKSSTIQDQQVVSKNSIPNPVADIYNQSDKPPPLNILSPYRDDKKDGLKFYTDPSYFFDLWKEKMLQDTEDKRKEKRRQKREKHKLNPNRNQQINVRKVRTRKEEWERRKMGIEFMSDAKKMEQAGSMKEDKMPKGSHASDVTDYSYPATPNHSLHQQIAMPSYGTGDGPQYMGVSQSHEHEYRPPSTTARHATLNRPQQPPPPPPQPSDGQHSSVPVVPAEYGMVPAQMVDYYNPTGPPPPPPPPMIPSAQTAFVSPLQLPVPPSHSGLVTGSTYAATHPPPPSGLVVTAPPPPGPPPPPPGPPAAASSLSSSPMHAPPAAEAKRHDAAQPPISDARSDLLAAIRMGIQLKKVQEQREQEAKREPVGNDVATILSRRIAVEYSDSDDDSEFDENDWSD; encoded by the exons ATGCCTCTGGTGAAAAGGAATATCGAACCAAGGCATCTCTGCCGAGGAGCTCTGCCAGAGGGAATAACTAGTGAACTGGAATGTGTAACGAATAGTACCCTCGCTGCTATCATCCGCCAGCTAAGCAGCTTAA GCAAACATGCTGAAGACATATTTGGTGAATTGTTTAATGAGGCTAACAGCTTCTACATCAGAGCAAATTCCCTTCAAGACAGAATTGATCGCCTTGCTGTCAAAGTTACCCAGCTGGATTCAACAGTAGAAGAGG TATCGTTACAGGATATCAACATGAAAAAAGCTTTCAAGAGTTCAACAATTCAAGATCAGCAGGTAGTTTCAAAGAACAGCATTCCTAACCCAGTGGCTGATATTTATAATCAGAGTGACAAACCGCCTCCTCTGAATATTCTTTCGCCTTATAG GGATGATAAAAAAGATGGATTGAAGTTCTATACTGATCCTTCCTATTTTTTTgatctttggaaagaaaaaatgttacaagATACCGAAGATAAGcgaaaagaaaagaggagacaaaag AGAGAGAAACACAAGCTGAATCCAAACAGAAACCAGCAAATTAATGTGAGAAAAgtaagaacaagaaaagaagagtgggagagaaggaaaatgggcATTGAGTTCATGAGTGACGCAAAGAAAATGGAGCAGGCAGGAAGCATGAAAGAGGACAAAATGCCCAAAGG GTCCCATGCATCTGATGTTACAGATTATTCTTATCCTGCCACTCCGAATCATTCCCTCCATCAGCAGATAGCAATGCCTTCATATGGAACAGGAGATGGTCCACAGTACATGGGAGTATCCCAAAGCCATGAGCATGAATACAGACCACCTTCTACCACAGCACGACATGCTACTTTAAACAGACCTCAGCAaccacctccacctccaccccAGCCTTCAGATGGGCAGCATAGCTCAGTACCTGTGGTACCAGCAGAATATGG gATGGTTCCAGCTCAGATGGTGGATTATTACAATCCTACGGggcctccccctcctcctccccccccaatGATCCCTTCAGCCCAAACTGCGTTTGTGAGTCCCCTTCAGCTTCCTGTGCCACCTTCCCATTCCGGACTGGTGACAGGCTCTACATATGCAGCTactcatcctcctcctcctagTGGGCTTGTTGTCaccgctcctcctcctcctggcccacctccccctcctccaggccctcctgctgcagcttcatccctctcttcctcccccatgcatgctcctccagctgctgaggCAAAACGCCATGACGCTGCACAGCCGCCAATAAGTGATGCACGAAGTGATCTTCTTGCTGCCATCCGAATGG GAATTCAGCtgaaaaaagtgcaagaacaACGCGAACAAGAAGCAAAGCGGGAGCCTGTGGGAAATGATGTGGCAACCATCCTTTCAAGACGCATCGCTGTGGAATACAGCGATTCAGATGACGATTCAGAATTTGATGAGAACGATTGGTCAGATTGA
- the WASF3 gene encoding wiskott-Aldrich syndrome protein family member 3 isoform X1, translated as MPLVKRNIEPRHLCRGALPEGITSELECVTNSTLAAIIRQLSSLSKHAEDIFGELFNEANSFYIRANSLQDRIDRLAVKVTQLDSTVEEVSLQDINMKKAFKSSTIQDQQVVSKNSIPNPVADIYNQSDKPPPLNILSPYRDDKKDGLKFYTDPSYFFDLWKEKMLQDTEDKRKEKRRQKEQKRIDGTTREVKKVRKARNRRQEWNMMAYDKELRPDNRLSQSVYHGASSEGSLSPDTRSHASDVTDYSYPATPNHSLHQQIAMPSYGTGDGPQYMGVSQSHEHEYRPPSTTARHATLNRPQQPPPPPPQPSDGQHSSVPVVPAEYGMVPAQMVDYYNPTGPPPPPPPPMIPSAQTAFVSPLQLPVPPSHSGLVTGSTYAATHPPPPSGLVVTAPPPPGPPPPPPGPPAAASSLSSSPMHAPPAAEAKRHDAAQPPISDARSDLLAAIRMGIQLKKVQEQREQEAKREPVGNDVATILSRRIAVEYSDSDDDSEFDENDWSD; from the exons ATGCCTCTGGTGAAAAGGAATATCGAACCAAGGCATCTCTGCCGAGGAGCTCTGCCAGAGGGAATAACTAGTGAACTGGAATGTGTAACGAATAGTACCCTCGCTGCTATCATCCGCCAGCTAAGCAGCTTAA GCAAACATGCTGAAGACATATTTGGTGAATTGTTTAATGAGGCTAACAGCTTCTACATCAGAGCAAATTCCCTTCAAGACAGAATTGATCGCCTTGCTGTCAAAGTTACCCAGCTGGATTCAACAGTAGAAGAGG TATCGTTACAGGATATCAACATGAAAAAAGCTTTCAAGAGTTCAACAATTCAAGATCAGCAGGTAGTTTCAAAGAACAGCATTCCTAACCCAGTGGCTGATATTTATAATCAGAGTGACAAACCGCCTCCTCTGAATATTCTTTCGCCTTATAG GGATGATAAAAAAGATGGATTGAAGTTCTATACTGATCCTTCCTATTTTTTTgatctttggaaagaaaaaatgttacaagATACCGAAGATAAGcgaaaagaaaagaggagacaaaag GAGCAAAAGCGTATAGATGGCACCACCCGTGAGGTGAAAAAGGTTAGAAAAGCCAGAAACAGACGCCAGGAGTGGAATATGATGGCGTATGACAAAGAGCTTAGACCTGACAACAGGTTGTCTCAAAGTGTGTACCATGGAGCATCTTCCGAGGGATCACTGTCCCCAGATACTAG GTCCCATGCATCTGATGTTACAGATTATTCTTATCCTGCCACTCCGAATCATTCCCTCCATCAGCAGATAGCAATGCCTTCATATGGAACAGGAGATGGTCCACAGTACATGGGAGTATCCCAAAGCCATGAGCATGAATACAGACCACCTTCTACCACAGCACGACATGCTACTTTAAACAGACCTCAGCAaccacctccacctccaccccAGCCTTCAGATGGGCAGCATAGCTCAGTACCTGTGGTACCAGCAGAATATGG gATGGTTCCAGCTCAGATGGTGGATTATTACAATCCTACGGggcctccccctcctcctccccccccaatGATCCCTTCAGCCCAAACTGCGTTTGTGAGTCCCCTTCAGCTTCCTGTGCCACCTTCCCATTCCGGACTGGTGACAGGCTCTACATATGCAGCTactcatcctcctcctcctagTGGGCTTGTTGTCaccgctcctcctcctcctggcccacctccccctcctccaggccctcctgctgcagcttcatccctctcttcctcccccatgcatgctcctccagctgctgaggCAAAACGCCATGACGCTGCACAGCCGCCAATAAGTGATGCACGAAGTGATCTTCTTGCTGCCATCCGAATGG GAATTCAGCtgaaaaaagtgcaagaacaACGCGAACAAGAAGCAAAGCGGGAGCCTGTGGGAAATGATGTGGCAACCATCCTTTCAAGACGCATCGCTGTGGAATACAGCGATTCAGATGACGATTCAGAATTTGATGAGAACGATTGGTCAGATTGA